TGCCTCCCGCTTCCCGGAAAAGATTTACAGAAAGGGGAAAATTAGTTACCTTTTCTGTGGAGGCAAAACAATGAAGATGTCGGCACTGATCGAATTTCTGGATCTGCTTTCAGAAAACGGGATACACGCTTTCACAAACGGGATGATCAGGAATGTTTTCCCGGGCGAACCGGAGGAGAACCTGAAAAAGACGCTCAAAAGAGCCGTGGCGGACCGCGTGATCGAAAGGGCCTGCCGGGGCGTATATCTGCGGAACAACTCCGCCAACGCCTACAGGCTTGAATCCGTAGCGGCCGCGCTTCGCGGGGGAAAGTACTCATACATAAGTCTTGAGACGGCCCTTTCTGAATACGGCGTAATAAGCCAGATGACTCTTAACTACCTCACGGTGATGACTACGGGAAGGAGTCAGAAATACACCACGTCCTACGGAACAATAGAGTTTACGCATACCTCACGCCGAGAATCCGAGATTGTCCGCAATACTTACTGGCAGAACGCAAGACCGCTCAGGACCGCGAACCCCGAGACGGCTCTTGAAGACCTGAGGCGGGTGGGCCGCAACGTTCACATGGTTTCAATGGAAACCTATCATGAGGTGATCCGTGACCGCAGTCCCGTTAACTGAAAAAGTCGAAAAAATCGTCGGTTCCGCTCCGGCCCTCGCGCAGCTACGCCCCGTAATTGAAAAGGAACTCATACATTACGACATTTTTTACGTCCTGTGCCGCAAGGCCCTGATTCCCCCCGAAATGGCTTTTGTGGGCGGCACGTGTCTGCGTCTGTGCCACGGATCAAACCGATACAGCGAAGACATTGATTTTCATGCGGGGGAGAATTTTCAGCCGAAGGATTTTGAGAGGATCCGGTCTGAACTCGAGAGTTACATATCCGGCCGTTACGGATTTGAGACAGAGGTGAGGAGTCCAAAAGAAATGAAGGAAGACTCCGGTTTCGCAAACAGCCGCGAGAGCACCTGGAAGGTTGTCATAAAAACCGGCGGGGACAGAAAAGATCTGCCTCAGCAGCGAATCAATATAGACATAGGATGTCTTCCCGCGTACGAAGTCTCGCCTCAGATTATCAGGACCAATTACCAGGATCTTCCGGACGGCTACAATACAATGTTCGTCAGGTGCTCTTCTCTTTCCGAAATACTGGCTGACAAACTGGTCGCGCTTGCGGCGCGCAGCAACATAAAAGCCCGGGACCTGTGGGACATACTGTGGCTGCGGCAGAAAGGTGCCATGCTGAAGCCCGATTTAATCAGACTGAAAATTGCCGACCGCGGGATAACCGAGCGTTACGAATCTCTTCTTGAAAACAGAATCGATACGATGCCCGGGTATTTTGAAAAGCAGCTGTTTCAGCGGGAAATGTCGAGATTCCTTGACAGGACGACATTGTCGGAAACAGTGGCGAAACCGGAATTTCTCGCTTCCCTGAGCGCACATATTACAGGTATGCTAAGAGATATCCGTGAAATTCTTTACTCTTAGGGCAGAACACAACCGGAGCTTGTTCCGTAAAGGAATTCGGGGAGGATAAGTCCATTTTGTCACCGCAACAGACGCAATTTTCAAACAGGCTCCGCGCGGCATTCGAAGCCAGCCAACTTGAAGACGGAATGAATCATCCCGCGGAGCGAATTATCAGAAAGGCGTTGCGTTCCCCGAAAAACCGGCAAGTTCTCGACTGGCTTAAGAGTTTTTCTCTGGATGAGGAACATCCAGACTTTGCCGCATCAGTTCTGCGCTGCCTTGGGCGCCAGACGAAACCTGGGACATGTTCATGGCGCACTGAACTAATTCGCAGGGCGCTGACTACAGATGATGTGGAAATCAGAGATGCCGCGGTGCAGGCAGCAGAATCGTGGGACGAGGAGGAATCGGCAAACATTCTCAAGTCGCATCACGAGCCCGAGCCGTGGCTTCGTGAATACATCTTGGATGTGATCAGCGACTTGGGAAAATAACTCGTGTTTTCGTTCCCACCCGCAAATTACGCAACCTCGTCCCGGCCGTCTCCATGATCGTCCCCGTAACCCTCGGGCTACCCTCCTTGCTTAAGATTGCAAAAAGGTTAACGAAACCCTTTTTTATGATGTTCTTGTGAAGAAGAGAATAAGAGATTTAGGCATCCGAATTCGCTCGGAATTACCGTCCGAATTCAGTCGTAATAGGCAACGATTGTCATAAAATCTGTCCATGTCCATAGACTAAGAGCTATTTCTTGCTTAGCAACTTTTCTTCTGTTACATTTTCAATAACTGTACTTGTTTGAAAATCTCGTTATTTTTACTTCCTTCTTGTTTAAAGCAGGGAGGAATCTATGGAAATTTTTTGGGCTGACCCCGCTAAAGCAACTATTGCTATAATCGCCGCATTGGGAGTTCTCTACGGACTTGGCCTCTTCATTT
The sequence above is drawn from the Candidatus Dadabacteria bacterium genome and encodes:
- a CDS encoding HEAT repeat domain-containing protein; the encoded protein is MSPQQTQFSNRLRAAFEASQLEDGMNHPAERIIRKALRSPKNRQVLDWLKSFSLDEEHPDFAASVLRCLGRQTKPGTCSWRTELIRRALTTDDVEIRDAAVQAAESWDEEESANILKSHHEPEPWLREYILDVISDLGK
- a CDS encoding nucleotidyl transferase AbiEii/AbiGii toxin family protein, with the protein product MTAVPLTEKVEKIVGSAPALAQLRPVIEKELIHYDIFYVLCRKALIPPEMAFVGGTCLRLCHGSNRYSEDIDFHAGENFQPKDFERIRSELESYISGRYGFETEVRSPKEMKEDSGFANSRESTWKVVIKTGGDRKDLPQQRINIDIGCLPAYEVSPQIIRTNYQDLPDGYNTMFVRCSSLSEILADKLVALAARSNIKARDLWDILWLRQKGAMLKPDLIRLKIADRGITERYESLLENRIDTMPGYFEKQLFQREMSRFLDRTTLSETVAKPEFLASLSAHITGMLRDIREILYS